In one Fusarium keratoplasticum isolate Fu6.1 chromosome 5, whole genome shotgun sequence genomic region, the following are encoded:
- a CDS encoding Zn(2)-C6 fungal-type domain-containing protein yields the protein MGRAPTSGYCQTCRRRRVKCDRGVPSCQRCLKSGHSCGGYETPLRMVNYSVARGQQSALQRAPSSSRSSWMHGTPSLSYASELSLVAFDGQISLDYFLASYTWAHWWKSIVITGLQGDTASASYIACRSLLMGHLGVGNSDAKLQQRSMQLYGQSMRLVSSSLDMHQSSVLADLILPVMILSMYPYVMEKSVKLEHDLGLGLITRNCGPDCSQDDRTVSIFRSCRSMLICTALAKRCRTFLEEDVWKSAPFRASHKTCMDRLYDITSSLPGLAEEVLGGRNRQPEQVVDAVAKAETLYRELRAWRYDWERINPGAATVLTVSDSSKAASSVLVRQLLGRQIRFNSLGQALEIFNYNAALVYLSRLQELLRSRTSASMHIDVAHIESQLRDRQTSSPLLLTNELELPCLPALEAVQQCAYLATELKPSVATNFIALAPVGILYCALKSMGPLGELLSLAVADIFSATPALDQLEVFGIWDTPDTKEATAS from the exons ATGGGTCGAGCGCCGACAAGCGGATATTGCCAAACCTGCCGAAGACGTCGAGTAAAATGCG ACCGAGGCGTTCCATCTTGCCAGAGGTGCCTCAAGTCTGGGCATTCTTGCGGCGGATATGAGAcgcccttgaggatggtcAACTATAGCGTCGCTCGCGGCCAGCAATCAGCTTTACAAAGAGCCCCTTCTAGTTCTCGGTCGTCATGGATGCATGGTACCCCAAGCCTTAGCTATGCATCCGAACTCAGCTTGGTAGCTTTTGATGGCCAGATATCACTCGACTACTTCCTCGCTAGCTACACCTGGGCGCACTGGTGGAAGTCGATCGTAATCACCGGATTGCAGGGCGATACTGCCTCTGCCAGCTACATAGCTTGCAGGTCTCTCCTCATGGGACATCTCGGCGTCGGGAATTCTGATGCAAAACTGCAACAACGGAGCATGCAGCTCTACGGACAGAGCATGCGACTTGTGTCGTCGAGCTTGGACATGCACCAGAGCTCAGTTCTTGCTGATTTGATCCTCCCGGTCATGATTCTGAGCATGTACCCC TATGTAATGGAAAAGTCAGTCAAGTTGGAGCATGATCTGGGCTTGGGCCTTATCACCAGAAATTGTGGCCCCGACTGCAGCCAAGACGACAGAACTGTTTCCATATTCAGGTCTTGCAGATCGATGCTT ATATGCACCGCCCTTGCGAAACGATGCCGAACCTTCTTGGAAGAAGATGTCTGGAAGTCGGCGCCCTTTCGAGCCTCCCATAAAACCTGCATGGATAGACTCTATGACATAACTTCGAGTCTCCCCGGGCTAGCTGAAGAGGTCCTGGGTGGGCGCAATCGACAGCCTGAGCAGGTAGTTGACGCTGTCGCAAAGGCAGAAACTCTATACCGAGAGCTCCGAGCTTGGAGATATGACTGGGAACGAATCAACCCTGGAGCGGCAACCGTGTTGACCGTTTCTGATAGCTCAAAGGCCGCCTCTTCAGTGCTAGTCAGACAGCTCCTCGGCCGGCAGATCCGATTCAACAGTCTTGGTCAAGCACTCGAGATCTTCAACTATAATGCCGCCTTAGTGTATCTATCCCGGCTGCAGGAACTCCTTCGGTCCCGAACCTCTGCATCCATGCATATCGATGTGGCCCATATCGAAAGCCAGCTGCGGGACAGACAAACCTCGTCACCCCTCCTGCTAACGAATGAACTTGAGCTTCCCTGCCTGCCAGCCTTAGAGGCGGTCCAACAGTGCGCTTACTTAGCAACAGAGTTAAAGCCAAGCGTGGCGACGAACTTCATTGCCCTTGCACCTGTCGGCATACTCTACTGTGCCTTGAAAAGCATGGGACCTCTGGGAGAGCTCTTGT